The Acidobacteriota bacterium genome contains a region encoding:
- a CDS encoding rod shape-determining protein, which translates to MNFSINPFTEDLAVDLGTVHTFIYGRGRGMVVNEPSLVAIDKVSGEVIAVGNEALEMLGRSPEDVEVVYPMQDGVVADSELTQTMLKKFIRKARGGRARFSRRIIQSVPAGITSVERFAIRDVVKGIGATRVYLVEEGLAAAIGAKLPAAEMQASMVVDIGGATTSIAVVANAGIVESETLRTGGLDMDRAITDYIKHERRVLIGERTAERLKIVLGSAIDPIEDHKSNVKGQNVTEGGPEMIEVSSFEVHHAIEPIVKQIVEKVREVLERIPPEVAGDIHDTGLVLTGGIALLAGMDARLSQATKLHVAVAESPRQSVGRGLVALYDQPLLLRRVSRNIDLA; encoded by the coding sequence ATGAATTTTTCAATCAATCCATTTACCGAAGACCTGGCGGTCGATCTGGGAACGGTGCACACGTTTATATATGGGCGTGGTCGTGGGATGGTGGTTAACGAGCCGTCGCTGGTCGCCATCGACAAAGTCTCCGGCGAGGTTATAGCCGTGGGAAACGAGGCGCTGGAGATGCTGGGACGCTCACCCGAAGACGTCGAGGTGGTTTATCCGATGCAGGATGGAGTGGTCGCCGATTCGGAGCTGACCCAGACGATGCTCAAGAAGTTCATCCGCAAAGCGCGCGGCGGCCGCGCACGGTTCTCGCGCCGGATAATTCAGAGCGTGCCGGCCGGCATAACTTCGGTTGAGCGCTTCGCCATTCGTGACGTTGTTAAGGGAATCGGAGCAACCCGCGTCTACCTGGTCGAAGAAGGGCTGGCGGCCGCGATCGGCGCGAAGCTGCCAGCGGCGGAAATGCAAGCGTCGATGGTTGTCGACATCGGCGGCGCCACCACCTCGATCGCAGTCGTCGCGAATGCCGGAATCGTCGAATCGGAGACGCTTCGAACAGGCGGGCTCGATATGGACCGCGCTATTACCGACTATATCAAGCATGAGCGTCGAGTGCTGATTGGCGAACGCACCGCCGAACGGTTGAAGATCGTTCTAGGCTCGGCAATCGATCCGATCGAAGATCACAAGAGCAACGTCAAAGGTCAAAATGTCACCGAAGGCGGGCCTGAAATGATCGAGGTTTCATCGTTCGAGGTGCACCACGCCATCGAACCGATCGTCAAGCAAATCGTCGAGAAGGTTCGAGAGGTTCTCGAACGCATACCGCCAGAGGTCGCAGGCGACATACACGACACGGGACTCGTGCTCACGGGCGGCATAGCATTGCTGGCGGGAATGGACGCTCGCCTGAGCCAGGCGACGAAGCTTCACGTAGCGGTTGCCGAAAGCCCGCGGCAGTCCGTGGGCCGAGGCCTGGTTGCGTTGTATGACCAGCCGCTGCTGCTTCGACGCGTCTCTCGAAATATCGACCTCGCGTGA
- a CDS encoding GWxTD domain-containing protein has protein sequence MKRDVSLFERIVGVLMMLILWAGIIPSALAQDKKQAAKDRNEQKRKDELKSVYKRWLDEDVQYIITDEERKAFKALKTDEERDQFIEQFWLRRDPDPDTPENEYKEQYFERIQYANEKFSSGIAGWRTDRGRIYIMFGKPDGLESHPSGGSYNRPSWEGGGSTSTFPFETWWYRYIEGIGSDIEIEFVDPSGSGEYRIAQSPNEKDALFHVPGAGLTLAESLGMSNKTDRITGMSSSGGSGMFGGGRAKDQPFEKLQLLADLQRAPAIKFPDLRVTADLPEIASDILPFSVRTDFFRIGSESVAISFTMQFDHADLAFKNQGGIYSGQVNIFARLTGLSGRRAGNFEDVVQTARYSDEQLPAAQTQRSVYQKNVVLPPGRYKLDVVARDTVSGKTGILHHSFEVPRYQEKQFATSTLILAASIDKLDNRSIASGQFVLGGYKVKPMVSGIYKPGQNLALFLQVYDADMDQATLQPAIRVEYTVSKGGQELFRVVEDGKTQMGIIDMKGQQLVIARAIPLQDKLAEPGTYTVTARITDLVSQKVLTPQAVYTVVSK, from the coding sequence ATGAAGCGGGATGTCAGTCTCTTCGAAAGAATCGTCGGCGTCCTGATGATGCTGATATTGTGGGCCGGAATAATCCCCAGCGCGCTCGCTCAGGATAAGAAGCAGGCGGCTAAGGACCGCAATGAACAGAAGCGAAAGGACGAGCTGAAAAGCGTCTATAAAAGATGGCTCGACGAAGATGTCCAGTACATAATAACCGACGAGGAGCGAAAGGCGTTCAAGGCGCTCAAGACCGACGAGGAGCGCGATCAGTTCATCGAGCAGTTCTGGCTACGCCGCGATCCCGATCCCGACACTCCTGAGAACGAATACAAGGAACAGTACTTTGAGCGCATTCAGTACGCTAATGAAAAGTTTTCATCAGGCATCGCAGGCTGGCGCACTGACCGCGGCCGCATTTACATAATGTTCGGCAAGCCCGATGGGCTGGAGTCTCACCCGTCGGGAGGCTCGTACAACCGGCCTTCCTGGGAGGGTGGCGGTTCGACTTCAACGTTTCCGTTCGAGACGTGGTGGTATCGCTACATCGAAGGCATCGGCTCGGACATCGAGATTGAGTTCGTCGATCCTTCAGGCTCGGGCGAGTACCGAATCGCGCAAAGCCCCAACGAAAAAGACGCCCTGTTTCATGTGCCGGGGGCGGGACTCACGCTGGCCGAGAGTCTTGGAATGTCAAACAAGACCGACCGCATTACCGGGATGAGCTCGTCTGGCGGCAGCGGAATGTTTGGCGGCGGAAGAGCGAAGGACCAGCCCTTCGAGAAGCTGCAACTGCTGGCTGATCTGCAGCGCGCGCCCGCAATCAAGTTTCCTGATCTCCGGGTCACGGCTGATCTTCCCGAGATTGCTTCCGACATCCTGCCGTTCAGCGTTCGCACAGACTTCTTCCGGATAGGCAGCGAATCAGTCGCAATTTCGTTCACGATGCAGTTCGACCATGCCGACCTCGCCTTCAAGAATCAGGGTGGGATCTACTCAGGTCAGGTCAATATCTTCGCAAGGCTGACAGGGCTTTCCGGCCGGCGCGCCGGGAACTTTGAAGACGTCGTGCAAACTGCGAGGTACAGCGATGAGCAGTTGCCGGCAGCTCAAACTCAGCGTTCGGTCTACCAGAAGAATGTGGTGCTACCGCCGGGCCGCTACAAGCTAGACGTGGTCGCTCGCGACACGGTCAGCGGGAAGACGGGCATCCTGCACCACTCGTTCGAGGTGCCGCGATATCAAGAGAAGCAGTTCGCCACCAGTACGTTGATCCTGGCCGCGTCGATCGACAAGTTGGACAACCGATCGATCGCCTCGGGACAGTTCGTGCTCGGCGGCTACAAAGTCAAGCCTATGGTCAGCGGTATCTATAAGCCCGGTCAGAATCTGGCGTTGTTCCTTCAGGTCTATGACGCTGACATGGATCAGGCGACGCTGCAGCCGGCTATCAGAGTCGAGTACACTGTCTCGAAGGGCGGACAGGAGCTGTTTCGCGTCGTCGAAGACGGAAAGACCCAGATGGGCATCATTGATATGAAGGGCCAGCAATTGGTCATTGCGCGAGCGATCCCGCTTCAAGACAAGCTGGCGGAACCGGGCACCTACACCGTAACCGCCAGGATCACTGATCTGGTCTCCCAAAAGGTCCTGACACCGCAAGCTGTTTACACAGTCGTCAGTAAATAG
- a CDS encoding YMGG-like glycine zipper-containing protein: MIQTVRKKNMIAMLLIAVFLVFTAVSDSFAHRRPYRHHHSKTKGAVIGGVAGAVAGGLIGGKKGAAIGAGVGAGGGYVVQRHRNRRHYRNRRNR; this comes from the coding sequence ATGATACAGACTGTTAGAAAGAAGAACATGATTGCAATGCTGTTGATTGCAGTTTTTCTAGTATTCACCGCGGTCTCGGATAGCTTCGCGCACCGCCGTCCGTACCGCCATCACCACAGCAAGACGAAGGGCGCGGTTATCGGCGGAGTCGCCGGTGCAGTGGCAGGCGGGTTAATTGGCGGAAAGAAGGGTGCCGCGATAGGAGCGGGAGTGGGAGCTGGTGGCGGCTACGTCGTCCAGCGGCACAGGAACCGAAGGCACTATCGTAATCGCCGCAATAGGTAA
- the tatC gene encoding twin-arginine translocase subunit TatC encodes MLLLTMATYTEAYDEPLSEEGTMSFLDHLDELRKRLIRSALFIAIAFVVCWVFSDKIYNFLQVPVRAAMLEAKRQYAPELAGTALALSDLPDGTEVIFPLPTEAKLGDVLIGAGNTVPARVKREPDGTTQLVTSSYWLIDDRTVVEKETVIPRALYQSSNAMMGRDNQLVVATVQGAFNLYIKVAFYAAVFFAVPFLLVQIWGFVAPGLYPHEKGYAAPIIIMASLFFLLGCAFAYYVAFPRAANFLLGVAAGGNLRPLVTADEYFDLIIVIMLGLGVVFEIPTITFFGSRLGLVSPGLLLRVWRYATVVILILAAVLSPTTDIPNLLVFAAPMLILYFVSVLIAWVFHRRRQTEKEYLASERKRKGD; translated from the coding sequence ATGCTACTGCTCACTATGGCCACCTACACCGAAGCGTACGATGAACCGTTGAGCGAAGAAGGAACGATGTCGTTCCTGGACCACCTCGACGAGCTCCGCAAACGGTTAATTCGCAGCGCGCTCTTCATTGCAATCGCGTTCGTCGTTTGCTGGGTTTTCTCCGACAAGATTTACAACTTTCTACAAGTGCCCGTTCGGGCGGCGATGCTCGAGGCAAAGCGTCAGTATGCCCCGGAGCTTGCCGGGACTGCGCTCGCGCTTTCAGACTTGCCGGACGGCACTGAGGTAATCTTCCCTTTGCCAACCGAAGCCAAGCTTGGCGATGTCCTGATCGGTGCGGGAAACACGGTGCCGGCCAGAGTAAAGCGTGAGCCCGATGGGACCACACAACTGGTTACCAGCAGTTATTGGTTGATAGATGACCGGACGGTTGTTGAGAAGGAGACGGTCATCCCGCGGGCGCTCTATCAATCGTCCAACGCGATGATGGGCCGCGACAATCAGCTTGTGGTGGCGACCGTGCAAGGCGCGTTCAACCTGTACATCAAAGTAGCGTTCTACGCGGCTGTCTTTTTCGCTGTGCCCTTTCTGCTGGTGCAGATTTGGGGATTCGTGGCGCCGGGTCTTTATCCACACGAGAAAGGTTACGCGGCGCCGATAATCATCATGGCTTCGTTGTTCTTCCTGTTGGGGTGCGCATTCGCTTATTACGTTGCTTTTCCACGCGCGGCGAATTTTCTGCTCGGTGTTGCCGCGGGTGGAAATCTCAGACCGCTGGTGACAGCGGACGAGTATTTTGACCTGATCATAGTGATCATGCTTGGGCTCGGGGTGGTGTTCGAGATCCCGACTATTACATTTTTCGGGTCGCGCCTGGGGCTGGTGTCGCCCGGTCTGCTTTTGAGGGTTTGGCGTTACGCAACAGTAGTCATCCTGATCCTCGCGGCGGTGCTGTCTCCGACCACGGACATTCCGAACCTGCTGGTGTTCGCCGCGCCGATGCTTATCCTGTATTTCGTGAGCGTCCTCATAGCCTGGGTCTTTCACCGGCGGCGCCAAACCGAGAAGGAATACCTGGCTTCGGAGCGCAAGAGAAAGGGAGATTAG
- a CDS encoding twin-arginine translocase TatA/TatE family subunit: protein MGSLGMPEIITILVIALIIFGPRKLPELGKTLGKSLAQFRKASEDFKRQWEDEVEIERHRIEAPRPEAVEHAGYSEPASTDVQEIQTSEGEEPNTSAPEEPSLVPTAAEMPVTAHHEEAAAKETKHDWM, encoded by the coding sequence ATGGGAAGCCTGGGAATGCCAGAGATTATAACGATACTGGTGATCGCGCTGATCATCTTCGGTCCGCGTAAGCTACCCGAGCTCGGAAAGACCCTGGGCAAGAGCCTTGCACAGTTCCGGAAGGCAAGCGAGGACTTCAAGCGCCAATGGGAAGATGAAGTGGAGATCGAGCGCCATCGGATCGAGGCGCCGCGCCCGGAGGCTGTTGAACACGCGGGTTATTCCGAGCCTGCTTCAACTGACGTCCAAGAGATACAAACAAGTGAAGGCGAGGAGCCAAACACAAGCGCACCAGAAGAGCCCTCGCTTGTCCCAACTGCCGCCGAGATGCCGGTGACCGCTCACCACGAAGAGGCTGCCGCGAAGGAAACCAAGCACGATTGGATGTAG
- a CDS encoding bifunctional oligoribonuclease/PAP phosphatase NrnA, translated as MSRERRPLTDVSAKTGSAHPMSKASELAALLEAHRGERHAIVMQDYPDPDAISAAWAHKLIAARFGIDCDIIYEGRISHQENLALVQLTELEMVRYIEGYNLEQYHGTVFVDNQGTTAALTDRFTAARVKPVVIVDHHEKQDRIEAEFTDIRQIGATATIYTEYMREGLLELKKSEPSHVKLATALMHGIRSETSGLIRARAEELEAASFLSRFADSSLLEDILSVKRSKQVMDVIRLALENREIRDSYSISGVGFLRSEDRDSIPQAADFLLTEENVHTAIVYGIILKGDREMVVGSMRTNKVTLNPDEFLKEALGTTEAGRYYGGGRRGAGGFEIPIGFLAAIKDDELVRMKWRLHNELIKRKLLEKIGVATPPIRNEAPRTETGALPTGGLRAEEP; from the coding sequence ATGTCCAGAGAACGCAGACCGCTCACGGATGTGAGCGCGAAGACAGGCAGCGCCCATCCGATGAGCAAGGCGTCCGAGCTGGCAGCGCTTCTGGAGGCTCATCGCGGCGAACGTCACGCAATCGTGATGCAGGACTACCCCGATCCGGACGCAATCTCAGCCGCATGGGCGCATAAGCTGATTGCCGCAAGGTTCGGTATTGACTGTGACATTATCTACGAAGGTCGAATAAGCCATCAGGAAAACCTCGCACTGGTACAACTGACCGAGTTGGAGATGGTCAGGTACATCGAGGGTTACAACCTCGAACAGTACCACGGCACGGTGTTCGTCGATAATCAGGGTACAACTGCGGCGCTCACCGACCGCTTCACCGCCGCGAGAGTGAAGCCGGTCGTGATCGTCGACCATCACGAGAAGCAGGACCGGATTGAGGCGGAATTCACCGACATACGGCAGATCGGCGCCACCGCTACGATCTACACCGAATACATGCGCGAAGGTCTGCTCGAGCTGAAGAAGAGCGAACCCAGCCACGTGAAGCTGGCAACCGCGCTCATGCACGGCATTCGCAGCGAAACCTCGGGGCTGATCCGCGCGCGCGCGGAAGAGCTGGAGGCGGCGAGCTTCCTCAGCCGCTTCGCGGACTCGTCGCTGCTCGAAGACATCCTCTCGGTTAAGCGCTCGAAGCAAGTGATGGACGTGATTCGCCTGGCGCTCGAGAATCGCGAGATCCGCGACAGCTACTCGATATCAGGCGTGGGCTTCCTCAGGAGCGAAGATCGAGACTCGATCCCGCAAGCCGCCGACTTCCTGCTCACCGAAGAGAACGTACACACCGCCATCGTTTATGGAATCATCCTCAAGGGCGATCGCGAGATGGTAGTTGGCTCGATGAGAACAAACAAAGTGACTCTGAATCCGGACGAGTTTCTCAAAGAAGCTTTAGGTACGACCGAGGCGGGACGTTACTACGGCGGCGGCCGGCGGGGCGCGGGCGGGTTCGAAATCCCGATTGGATTTTTGGCTGCAATCAAAGACGACGAGCTCGTACGCATGAAGTGGCGGCTCCACAACGAGCTGATCAAGAGGAAGCTGCTTGAGAAGATCGGGGTTGCGACGCCGCCGATCAGAAATGAAGCGCCGCGCACTGAGACGGGCGCGCTGCCTACGGGCGGACTTCGCGCGGAAGAACCTTAG